CCACCCAATGATCATGAAACTCTATGTAGGGCCTCAATTTGTCTAGTGCCAGCCCTGAGCGCAAACCATAGTAGACCAGCTTCTTTGGAGAGCTGTGGGGAAAGTCAAGATATTCactgtaaaataatttacatttcaggttgtttctcaccaaaaccaaattgtatgccttcagaagattcAGAATATGATGGACTAGTTGCATGGACTATACCTTTATGGGTAGCACTTTACTATAAGTTttgatttgttaacattagttgcaTTAGGTATCACAAACATACAATGAACACCCCTTTTTTTtatacagaatttattaatctttgttaatgttattgaataaaaatacaattgttcattgttaatgaatattagttcatagtgcattaactaatgttatctaATACGACTCTTGATTTAATGCATTGATTAGTATTattataagattaataaatgctgtaaaagtaatgttcattgtcagttcatgGCAACAAATGttgataactaatgttaacaaattgacccttattgtaaagtgttaccatttttatgatacttttgggtcctttttaagcttcaaaacgAGTCACCATCATCATTTGGGGAGCTATCAACATTTCCAGAAGTTTTTTACTGTCAAAAAATTGCCAAACATGGAAATCTTGTTGAGTTGTTAAAAGTGATTAAACATTACTGAATTTAGTGATAATAGTTATACTGGCTTTGATAATACATGGTTTCAGATATCTTAATACTCAACAAAACATAGATAAATGAATGTGCTCCTAAGATAAATATATGTTAAGCTATTACACATGGGTGTGTATCATTACAGTATAAGGGGGTTCTGTAGTTTCTGTACTTGTGCTTGTTGAATGGAAACATTATCTGAAATTTTGTTTATAGATGCATGTGCTCAATTTAGCAACTCAAATTTATTGCAAAATgtactgtttattattattaagaatatatCACTCCTCTATTGCATCTACCTGCTTATCAAAGTCCTACTAAAGTTATAGCCTATTTTCTGTCAGGCAAATTCAAGAATGCAAGACTTGAGGTGATTTTtaccaacacatttttattattcttgAATATAAAATAGATTGCATTATTATTGCTTATTTTGTTTCTGATTCCTCTGATAAAACGGCATTGAATGTGATTTTCAAGAGGCCTGAGGGTCTCGTCAGCTTACGAAAGTTTGAATGCATTACTTGGATAACAATGTTTTCAGGAAACCTGCCAAAGACAttaaaagggatagctcacccaaaaataaaaattgcattttcatgttgtttcaaaactcCTGTTGGTTTTTCTTACTgaggatcacaaaaggagatgttgatgTATGGATAAAAGGTGTAATGAGACTAATATACACTGTACTGCTTTAAgagctccttttgtgttccatggaagaaaaaagatatacgggtttggaacaatgtgagggtgCCAAGTTCACAGAGAAGGctgaggacccaaaagcagagtaAAAATGAAGAGTAAATTATGATGTGCAACTTACGCCCTGGCCTAAGTTATAATTGCCATTAAGGGTTTTCTTAAGAAGTTTTGTGCAACTGGGCCTGGAATCTAAACCCAGCCAGAGTTAGGTGAATAAAGTTTCTATGTGCCTTTGAAAGCATCCTCAAGACCTTTCAAAAACAATTCTCTGAATTCTAGAGTGACTACTCATAAATGACCCAAAGATTGTTTTAAATACTAATCATAGTTGATATTCAGTGGCAATTACAAGATAAGCAGGTGAGCCACTACCATGTGGATTTCATTAAATTACAGAATCAATTAATCGATCAGTCATTGCCATCTGTTTAAGGACAGATGGTGCTATAAATCAGAGATTGGTGGGAGTGCAGATGCTATAAACGATCTTGGCATGTGCAAGACAATATCATTTTGATACAAGTGATTGCTGATTCATGAAAAGCTTACAGCTTTCATCACAATTCACTGCAATTTACCATTTACTGTCcctcattcatatatatatatatatatatatatatatatatatatatatatatatatatatatatatatatatatatatatattatattattatttatttatttatttatatatatatttaagtttgctagatttacactgctaaattaaggcaaaaatgtgtcatcacagtctgtgaaaagggacCATTATACTCATAATAGATTGTACCTTATTTACAAAACTCTATTGTAGTGTGATTTACGTGACGTAAATAATGTCATGCTGTTACCACTTACAAAAAGCAGACATTACACAGAATTGTAATCAATGTTTATGAGACATTTTCTTAGAGATGTTTGTGGACATTTTCTATTGATTATGGCAGcagtaaattattaaatgatgaaaaGAATGTTATAACcgtgcatatactgtatttagatGTGCAGTGTATTGAGTGTGATTCAGGTGTCAGGATCACAATGGTGGATCGACACTGTACTCCCAGTAAAGTGTGGCAGATTGCATCAGTctgctaaatacatttttggtcatGTTTGTGGCATTGTTTCTTTTGCATAATTCCTGTTGTGAATAGGGTGCTAATACATTGCACACAGCACATGAAAATACACAATCGCCCCTGTGTGTTCTGTGGCCTAGCTGAAATTACCTCGCCTATTGACTCCAGAAATTGACAGGACAATTCACACCAGGAATTATGGAATTATTTTGAGATGCAAAAGCTGACTGAATCATTAGGGGTGTAGTTCAATGACTCGAGGATGAGTGTTATCACTGTCGAGTCAGGTAAGCTTTGGGAGTGAAATCAGACACTACAAGACACTGCTGCTGCCTGATGGATGACATGGTGTCCATCTGTATTCGTCCCTGTTACTGAGCCTGCCAGACATTGCAGTGACTAATAGTAAATGATAGACCACAGCTGAGTGAAATGAATATGATGCAGAATGAAAACTGTCTTGCCACTATATTTATCTACACATCGAAACATTTGCTTTACATTACATGGCTTGCTACGAATTTTGGTCATGGAATTTATTCACCAAAAAATATTAGTGCTTGGTGATCCAAGTGAGCTAAAACAGAGTTTTGGTGTTGAGCTTTAATTTAAAACAGAATTAGTGGTGCTTACTAAAGTAAGCATATGCATTACTACAGCTCAGTTTTATGGTTAGGGACTTGAACAACACACACAACTTGTTCCGCACTGGATATCAAAGAAACCTCAAATAGTGGATAGGTGTGTTATTACTTTTCTAATCATTTAGCCTTGGGATTATCCCCTGGTGGATGATAATACAGATGAAGCATTAGTATTAGTACATGGAAGAATGTTTGGTACCAGCCATAATGTCTGTTCAAATGTATATCAACAGCTTGTTCTGGTCCAAATAAGTGCCACCACTGTCATGTGCATCAAAGAAAACTGTGGAGAGTGATTTTATACTTTTGCACATTTTTTAACGCTCTCTGCTCGGATCTGTTTACACCATTTTGTTCCTCTTAATTTGGGTGTCATGCTTTCTTGGAGTTCTGTATTTGCCATCAAGTGTTGAGTTCCATTTCATATCTGACGATTCAAAAAGCCCTGTACCGTCTAGCTGGTGGCCTGTGCTTCAGCCCCATCTCCTATGTACTGGCAGCCTCATTAGAGAGATGAAGCATAAGTGTAATGAGAAAGCATGAATGTGGGTTGCCTCATGTCAGCTGTGACttccactgacacacacacacacacacacacacacacacacacaagctttgACTGCCAGGATGTTGTGTGCTGAGGAAAAGACAAAACTAGGCCATCTGTGCTTCAGCTGCAATCACTGCAATGTCATTAACTGtaaacactctttctctctcttttttctctctctcttgttctggCCCTGttcacacctggtattaagatatgTCTCAGGTGATCTTATcaaaagtagtcaggagagacaCATCTCTGCTCATACCTGGTAGTAACAAGTCTCATATGcttctcctgtgaccacttgtgatcagatttagAGGAGAGGTTGTCTGATATCACAACTACATACATCACTCACTACATCTCTGTGTAAAAAGTACAAGAGAGAATGAAGGGGGGGTGTCACATTTTCCTCTAGTGCTGCTATTGCACGAGCAACCTCTGAGACAGGTTTTGGTCACATGGAAACGAGAAattaattgtgttcacataaacaatggtgagcgctTATTTTTGTTACTCCACTGActcttaggtttagggttggggtttgggcaAGAgttcacccatccatccatccatccatccatcgtcaaccgcttatcctgtgtacagggtcgcggggggctggagcctatcccagctaacattgggcgaaaggcaggggacaccctggacaggtcgccagtccatcgcaggcaagagttcacccaaaaatgataattctctcatcatttactcacctttacatTGTCTTAAACTTGTACAAATtcctttcttccacagaacacatacaaagatattATGATGGCGAAAAGTTTGAATTATAATTGAATGGGGTCCAAACTTTCAAGCTCGAAAAAGagcataaaggcaacataaagtgatccataagactacattggtttaatcagtgtcttctgaagcaatctaatacattttggttgagaacagacctaaatataactaatttttcaccctaaaccttgacatcagcagtctccttggcggtTATGATTTCAATCTTGATAACACTTCCTAGttccatctagcgctctgcacatgcgtcaagcactaggaagtataatcaagcttgaaatcatgatcatgcctaaggactgcaattgcaagatgtacagtgaaaggGAGCACCAAGACAGATTAGCAATTACACTACAAATGCAATATGATCACatgtttttgactacctctgaaTGTGGTTTGCGTGATCGAATGACAAAAAGCTTTGtatcatttatgtttatatttgtatgtaGCACTGTCGACTTCTGATTGGATCACCTGAAAcagatcttaataccaggtgtaaacaggttctctttctctcttgcagGAGTTATGGTCAGTAAGGTGGCAGGCCGCTGCACTCTGTCAAGCTCAGAGTCGGACTCAGAGTCCGTTGGTCCTTCATTGGGAGGAGAGAGCGGAGGTCGGACGGGCACTGTACGCAAGCGAAACAAAGCCCTGCAGGTGCACTTCAAAGACATCTGCGAGGCACAGAATGAGGTTGCCCACAGAAGTGCCAGAGCCCGCTCTGTTTCCTGCAAGGTCATTCACAGGCGGTACATGACCATGCCAGCACGGCGCTCTATCCCCAACGTCACAAAGAGCACAGGTGTGCAAACCTCTCCAGACTTGAAAAAGCGATATCAGACTTTCCCCTTCGAACGCAAGAAGGGGAATGTCATCAAACACACTGCTCTGGTGGAAAACTACCCAGATCACAATAATGGGCTTCTGAGTGATGTAAAGGTTGGGGAGAAAGGGGCACAGCAATGTGACGGCAGGGTGCAGCAGACCCGAGTACTTCTTCACAGTACGCCACAGTGTAGTGCTGCTAAGGACTTATGTTTTGGGCCTGACTGCCCAAATGGAAAACTCTACCCTGATCCATCATGCCAGGGTAGAGATACAGACACAGTTTCGGATCAGTTGGACTCAAGAAGAGAGGGCAATATCCCAGGGAGCAGGGCCAAACACAAAGGATTACCCAGTGAGAGTGAGATAGGGACAGGCCAGCTTTCAAACTGTGCCAAGAGAACCTCCTCTACCACATCAACTGAACCTCTGCAGGCCAGAGGTGACTGTTTTAAGATTTCTGGCCCTATTGCATGGACGTCTTTGACACAAGTGGAATGCCTAGAGAGTCACTCAGGAAGCTGCAAATGCAAACAAGACTCAATGCAGTTGAATGGCTTACAGGCGCAATCGCAAGCTTTGCCGCATTCATCTAGCTGTGCCTCCCAGGCCCACATGCAGGCTCACTGTCATAGTAGTCAAAGCGTGGGTACCGCCGAGTCACGGCAGGGCACAGCGGGGCAGTTGATTGCTCTCCCTGAGGTAGATGGGAATGTGAAAGCCAAGCTTCAAGCCATGGACGCTCTGATCAGCTCTAGTCAAGAAACCATCAAAGTGCTGCTCGGGGTCATTCAAGAGCTGGAAAGAGGAGAGGCGCAGCGAGAGGGGTGAGTCATAGTCTATATAACACATTAACAATTCAGCTACTATATTTAAACAATTATTATGTTTCAGTTATTGTGTTGCTTGGTTTCTCAATGTAAGAATAGGATTAAAGATTTTTCTACCTTAGAGAGTTTTCCATCATATCTTAATAACTTTTATCAATGTGTactgtaagggataatgtacagctagCCTGTCATTATCACAagataaaccctgacagggtgatcaggaccctgtAAAGTAGAAGGGTCCTATAAgatcctgaaggggtttattttgcgataatgacaggctggctgtacattatcccttacagtACACATTGCGATTGACcgatcagaatcaagtattccagagagcagtGTTTTAATTCTGGGTATTTTCATATAACTAATGTATATAACGACTatgcaatatgtgtttgacatgCTATAGATTACCACCACTGACAAAAAAaaaggtgtggcagggcggagggcagggccgggtcatgatcatacacaccggtcctgtattaggctaatcaagcctctgaggtttaaaggtcgactgcagagtatcgcgcgggagagagagagatcgtttacggacatgtccgtcatgtgtgtgtttatgtcttcttttaagtttatcattaaattattatttatattgaaaagccggttctcgcctcctcctttcccaactttacactggtaccgaaacccggaaaggaggcggcgagaaccggctttgtAAAAAGGTACtttgtaaaaaattacaaaacacaTAAGCAGAGGTTTCTCCACATAGAAAGTAGTCTCAGCTAAATATGAAGATTTATATAACTTCACTCAAGTAAaatccttttttgtttgttttttgaactGAAAGATTCAGATAAATGCTTTCAAAAACATTCAAGCTTCATATTCCTGCTGTTAAATCCTCTGGTGCACTTGCTTTTAAGGATTCCATTGTAATTGTATTACTCTTTTGAGAGAGAATTTAAAAGACCATTTCAAATTATCGTGGTAACAAAAAGCATACCACAGATCCATAGATTTTATGATTTATTCATCCTTAAGCTTtttcaaacccaaatgactttctttcttcaaaaggaaataatttaatGGACAGTACAATACTGACTCATTCTAATGCTTAATgaagctattaaaaaaaaagtagtttgcGCGACTTGTACGTCAAATACCAAGTTTTTTAAAGGCATctgatcactttgtatgatggTTTTTATGACATTTGGTCACAAGAcgtgcaagaaccaatgaggtttgatgttatcgacATATCAACCCAATTGGATTTTAGTGCAGTTTAAAAgatttcatttgattaattacttATATTACAGtctgtttatcatacaaaatgaatggatgccttcagaagacttggtatatGACACACTTGTTAAATGGACTACTTTAAGAACAATagacatttttttactttattccttttttgttctgcagatgaCAGAATGTCatttgagtttggaacaacatgattgtgagtaaataatgacagaattttaatttttaggtgaaccattcTTTTAAGTTGTAAATAACCTGTAAAACCTTTAATGGGCCTGGAGTGGGTACCAAGAAGAGTGGTCCAAATCAAGTGTATTGTCAGTATGATTTACAGGACCATTCATTGGCTTTTGTAGTCACTTCTCAAAGCTTTAAGAATACTGTTTGTAGTAAATGCTTGCGCAACCGAGTACTGTTGTATTATAATTCATTTTCCACTTAAGGTCACTTATAATCAGCAAGAACAATTTCTAAAATGATCCTTCACACCTGATTTATGAATGAAAGGTATGTGTGAATTCAGCAGGAAATATCTATTACATTTTAGTGGTCTGAATATGTTTTAATTTCACTGCATCTATTGTGCCATATACCACACAGCTTTAAACTGCCATTGTGAACAACACAACTATCCTTTCAGAACAACTGTTCAAACCATTTAAATCCACTTCAGCTCCATTTCCATGCCAATATTTTTCCTGAGTGCCAAACATTATTTGTTTATGGTTGTGGTGACTTTTGAAATTGGAGCCAGGGAAGCAAATGAGGTGAAAAGATGCTTTAGTGCCTGCTGAAAACCACCTAAACATGCAACACAGGGACACTTCAATGTCAGATGTCATCATGCACTCCCGATACATTCCACAAGCATAGGGCTAACCTCACACACCCTTTGTGCTCCTTGACGGCTAGCCCGATGAGAGGAAGAACTCGATATAATCAGTGCTCCTCATGTATTATAATGCCTCTCCATTAAGTGGACGCCTCTTACGATCAAGCAGCAGGAAGGTTTAGAAGTGCTTAGCTAAGCTGTAGGCTGGATGGAACGTGACAGTTTTTTTTAGTATGGTTCGAGAAGAAGGGGTTCTGGATATTAGACACTATTAATTTCTGGTAGATGTCCAAAATGAAGCAATGCTTTCAATTTTTCAGAATTGTCATAAATGATGTACAGTGGTTGCATActgttttgtgtatttgtgtatatatagtatCAAGATATAATATCATGATTACAGTGGGCAGTTTTCTGTGGTTGACATTTTATGGACCCTTGTCAGcctttataaaattgattttcTACCATAATTTAGTAGGGTAAATTTAGCAAACTATTTTAACTGTACATTTTTCAATGTATATTACTGTGCTTTGTGttttataaaactgaaataatttgttttaGCATCCAGCAAAATAGTCAACACTGCTGCGTTGGAGATGGTGTGACCATAAATTTGGCATCCATCTCTCTATTAACTTCTTCTCTTTTAGCAATTCATGGTAACATAATTAATTTCTATTAAATTGGTCTCCCATTTACCTCTTTTTATCCTGCTACAACTGCTAGTTTGCTTCTGAgttccaaatatgaaaaggatccatttacttttattattttttcaatctTACATCTTGCTGATGCTCAATCACATAAACATCTGatgcataataataaacagaCCATACCTATAACAAGCACTAACAACCCAAACTGGCAGAGcctttacaaaatatataagtgATGTTATCCAtcaaaattagtttgaagttgcAATGAGCCATTTCTGGAAAAAACTAgaaatttggtaaaaaaatatttttgactgttCTGTGTTCTTTATTGATGTCAATGTTATCATAGAATTCAAATTACATGTCTTTGTTTATGCTCTTTAATGTGGTCTGTCAATCACATGAATGAACATCATAGGGGATGTTGGAAGATACAGGGAAATTATCATCTTTAATGTAAACCGTGTTTTTCAAAACAgagtttttcaaataaaatttaagacattttaagacccttttcaagacctgaacaaatacaattaatactgtatccccataccaaaacaaaccaacacaatctcaaaataaatcttgTATCATAGACTTACTTAGACAGGctggggcacacattcaacatggccttaacattgcttatcagtaaaacagggtaggatGTATAACGTTTAAAATActtaagacatgttttccacatatacGTCACAAAATTGGTTtgtgtaccattatataaataaatacaaattagaggtcgaccgatattgcaTTGTGCTGATTTGATAAGGTGTTGAAAGAAAGCCAGTTCGTCTgccaatagttttatttttttaattggtagCCGATATtagtctttcttttttctttttgtttgctcTTCACTGcatccagctgctcattcaacaAATAAGGTATATAAAACATGCACTTCTATATTAATTTACAATgtattacagtatatacaattaaaagtaaacagtgtcacatttcatcaacactacatcatcaacaggtgatcatTAGTGATCCCTTGTCATAAATTTCAGATATGGCTTAATGATTGCGAACTGCTCagcaacagctggaaacactcacaagccccgcatgcttggagaaaatacaacagtgctgCATATTCACTTTGAAGGATGcagtgcatgcatttatttaattaaatcgtattcttttgaagtttgataatcacattaggtcatatcacgattaCGGTCTTTCCGCCcgaaatttaagacctctttaaataaaaataaaaacttctgttgtatcatttaagatatttaagactttttatgacataaaatattggaaaactgaatttaaggaTTCGCTGGAACTTTTTAAGGATTCGCTGGAACCCTGGAATCAACTTTCACCTAACGGTACATTAACCACAGGAGAGTAATTCAATGTTCATAGTTAGTTAGTTTGAAAAATGTTGAACTCTAGAGAAGAGCATAttgctaaaataaatatttacaaaaaaaatttgcAGTAAAATCTTAATAATTTCTTCATTATTTAATGTGTGCTTTAATAAATCTTTCAATTCTGTCATATAATGTCTGAAAATTGTTTGGCATCTTTTAAGTCccttttaaaaatagttttgatGACAGCCATCATTTAAATGATTTATCTAAGCAAAAAATTAGAAATTGAAatataaatagttttaaaaatgttagtgcataaaattttaaatgtgattcTGGGTCATTGTCATTTAAAATGATGGTGCAGGCCACATATGTATATCAACCTTGTCtaatagaatgaacattactataactacattttgcaaactgacttttatctGCCACTTTGTTGCAGTTCTTGGTGAAATGAActctagaggcgctacaacaactgtgcgttttattcactttcacgcaaatcacgagtacaatggctgattatgagtTTTTTAACACTTAGGAcaattttttttgaaaaactatacattttaacatttgtattacagacccaccaacatttacacacttattccagctTGATTAGCTTCCACGGAAGCttacctgatagagtgttggactttgaattTGAAAGACTGCGATTTGGACCCAGGCAAGAACACTTGAAACAAAAGTGAAAGAATAATcgtaaaaatcaaaataaaacctCTATTGGTTAGGCAAATAATTTTAGGTCTGGgaagtatgttttactcatttaaacatCCATCTAAGATTCATCTTACAAATCTCATCTGATAACATcataatttttcttgtttttagtgcTCCCTGttaactgggaaactgcagccaaatgtgtaatacagtacagtacataattttggtttgcaaatatgttgccatggtcacgtaaATTTGACGAGATCATACCTTTTATTTTATGGCCTTCGTCTACAAGAGATGGTGGGCAGAATGGCATCATCAGTCCCCATTCTTTTTAATTGCACCTGTTTTCCAAACCATCAAAaagaattgtgactgaggctttcTCCaactttctccttttgtgtttcacagaagaaagaaaaggtcatacaagtttggaaaaaaatgaatggaCATTGGTCTTTGTCATCAGAAATAGATGTATTGGCTATATTTATGTACTTCTCAGTTCAAACTTTTGTAGAAATTAGTCAAACTGGTCACTCACCCACCCAGAGCAATGGACCTGGTCTGAAAACCATCAGTCTCTGCACTTTAGGTACTTAAGCCATTGCGTTGGGCAGCTAATGACCCTCAAGTCTAACCTACAGTCTAAAGAGCAGTAGAGTTCTTTTATTCCTAAACCAGTAGTGAGAACAGCAGGGCATATTTTCAGAGCACAAAACCACCACTCAAACAGCCTCAATTAGCAGCGCCTCATCATGCAGGTCTTTCATCTTCCAAAGGAGAAAGTGTGGCTCTTTGTGTGTGGCTCCCATCTTCTTCCACAATGAGTATGGAGACTGTTATTAGAGGCAGGACCTCCGTGCCTGTACTCCCACATGCTAGGTGTCATCAGAGCAGCCAAGCTCAGAACGATGAGTGGCTCAGTGTGGGCACATGAAAGCCCAGCCACTCTCTCTGGGTTAGACCAGCCACAGCCAACAGTTTGATGGTCCCCTCTGTCTGAGAGCAACGCTTTTAGTGCATACAAAGCATCTGCACGGTACTGACAGCCAGGGTGTGCAGATTAAAATGCCAAGCACTCAGGAGCCCTGGCATGGATGTGTTTGGTACATCAGGGTTGGCAACCTTAGGTTGAGCCAGCTTTTACTACTAATAGAGTTGTGCTCTGGCAACA
The Xyrauchen texanus isolate HMW12.3.18 chromosome 22, RBS_HiC_50CHRs, whole genome shotgun sequence DNA segment above includes these coding regions:
- the insyn2ab gene encoding inhibitory synaptic factor 2A translates to MVSKVAGRCTLSSSESDSESVGPSLGGESGGRTGTVRKRNKALQVHFKDICEAQNEVAHRSARARSVSCKVIHRRYMTMPARRSIPNVTKSTGVQTSPDLKKRYQTFPFERKKGNVIKHTALVENYPDHNNGLLSDVKVGEKGAQQCDGRVQQTRVLLHSTPQCSAAKDLCFGPDCPNGKLYPDPSCQGRDTDTVSDQLDSRREGNIPGSRAKHKGLPSESEIGTGQLSNCAKRTSSTTSTEPLQARGDCFKISGPIAWTSLTQVECLESHSGSCKCKQDSMQLNGLQAQSQALPHSSSCASQAHMQAHCHSSQSVGTAESRQGTAGQLIALPEVDGNVKAKLQAMDALISSSQETIKVLLGVIQELERGEAQREGLSYRTGQDTANCDTCRNSACIIYSVELDFKLQEDKLQPLMKRLCPLEEPTYPSLPYTHEVFTSTPKRKSKTESKKHARWKLWFL